In the genome of Lysobacter sp. 5GHs7-4, the window ACCTACGGCCACCTCGCCGGCGACGACTGCCTGCGCCAGGTCGCCGCCGCCATCGAGCGCAGCCTGGCGCGGCCGGGCGATTTGGTCGCGCGCACCGGCGGCGAGGAATTCACCTGCCTGCTGCCCGAGATCGACCTGGCCGGCGCGCGCGTGGTGGTGGAGAACGTGGAGCGCGCGGTGCGCGCGCTGGGCATCTCGCATTCGGCCAGCGAGCACGGCACGGTGACGGTCAGCATCGGCGTGGCCACCGCGCAACCCGACGGCGAGGAGTCGGCCGAAAGCCTGCTCAATCGCGCCGACGGCGGCCTGTACCGGGCCAAGCGCGCCGGCCGCGCGCGCGTGCGCAGCGACGAGGATCCGTCCGCCGCCGCGGGCTGATCCGCGACGGCCTTGGCGGCGCCGGCCGGCGCTGGCTAAGCTGCCTTCCCGGTTCCAGAGAGCGACGATGACGGACGTGACGATACGTCGCGCGCAGGCGCGCGACGCGGCCACGCTGCTGGCCCTGATCCAGGCGCTGGCCGCCTACGAAGGCCATGCCGGCGCGCTATTGACCGACGAAGCCACCCTGACCGCCGATTGCGAACGCTACGGCGCCTACCTGGCCGAGCGCGACGGCGTGGCGCTGGGCTTCGTCTCGTTCACCGTCGGCTATTCGATCTGGTGGGGCGGCGAGTATCTGGCGCTGGACGATCTGTACGTGGCCGACGCGGCGCGCGGCGCCGGCGTCGGCGAACGGCTGACGCGCGCGATCGCGGGCGAGTGCCTGAGCCGCGGTTATCGCTACGCGCGCTGGACGGTGGAACGCGAGAACGCGGGCGCGCAGCGCTTCTACGGCCGCCTGGGCGCGACCTTGCATGAGAAGGGCGTGTGCACCTGGCGCCGCGAGGCCATGGATGCGGCCCTGGCCGGAGCGCAAGCGCGCGCATGAGCGCCGCCGTCCGCATCCACGAGCGCCTGAGTTGGATGCGCGAGGTGCTGGACCCGCGGCCCGCCGACGCCGTGCTGGAGCTGGGCTGCGGCAACGGCGTGCTGGCCGCGCTGCTGCTGCCGGCGCTGCCGCGCGGCCATTACCTGGGCCTGGACCGTTCGCCCAGCGCGATCGCCGCCTCGGTGTGGCGCAACTCGGACGCGGTGGCGTCGGGCGCGGCCGGGTTCCGCGTGGCGGACATCGCCAAGGCCGAACCCGAGCGGCGCTACGACCGCATCGTCGCGGTCAACCTCAACCTGTTCTGGACCGGCGACGCGCCTGAACTCACGCGCATGCGCGAGTGGCTGGCGCCGCACGGTCGGCTGTATCTGGCCTACCAGCCGCCCGGCGCCGACGCGTTGGTCCGCATCGAGGCGGCCTTGCGCGCCAACCTCACACGGCAGGGCTATGCGCTGAGCGAGATCCGGCGTGCGCCGTTGCGCCCCGCGCCGGCGCTGTGCGCGATCGCCGGCCTCGACTGAACCGCACTCAGGCCTTCGACAGCCAGCGCTGGATCAACGACGCCAGGCTGGCGACGGCGGCGGCCTCGTCGACGCGTCCGCGCTGCCATTCCTGCGCGATCGCGTCGCCGGCGCCGACGATGCCGACGCAACGCAGGTGCAGGTCCGGCGCCGGCAGCGAGGAGTAGGGCGCCAACGCGTTGCGGTAACGCGCGACGTAATCGTCGATCAGCGTTTGCTGCTCGCGTTCCATCTGCTCGTCGCCCTTGAGCGCGGCGACCAGCGCGGGGTACTCCGGACCGGCGGTGCTGTAGCAGCGCAGGTAGGCCTGCGCGAGCGCGCGCGCGGCCTCGGCGAAGCGCTTGGGCAAGCGTTCGAAGCTGCGCTCCAGCGCCTGCGCCTGGCGCGCATCGAGGCGCCGGTACAGCGCGATCAGCAGACCGGCGCGGGTCTGGAAATGCTCGTAGGCGATCGGCTTGCTCACGCCCGCGCGCTCGGCCAGGTAGCCCAGCGTGAGCGCGTCGGTGCCTTGCTCGCGCACGATCGCCAGCGCGGTATCCAGCAGCTGTTCGCGCCGTTCGGCCTTGGGCAGTCGTCGGGTGGTCGTCTCGCTCATGGAACGCTGTACCGCGGTGCGGCGGGATGCCGTGGTGCCTGGCGAACGGTACATTACCATTCGTAACTTACCAATCGTAGCTTGTCGCCTAGGCGACGGCATCCACCCTCCAGGAGCATCCGCATGACCGCACACATTCTCGCCCCCGTCCTCATCGTCGGCGGCTCCGGCGTCGTCGGCGCCCAGGCCGCGCACGCGCTGCGCCGCCTGCATCCGCAGCTGCCGATCGCCATCGGCGGCCGCGACCTGGGCAAGGCCCAGGCCGTCGCCGACGCCGTCGGCGGCGCCTCCGCGGTGCGCATCGACCTGCAACGCATCGACCTGGGCCTGGCGGCGGATGCGCGCTACAGCGCCGTGATCGTGTTCGTGAAAGACGCCGGCTTGAACACGCTCAAGTACGCGCAGGCGCATGGACTGCCGTACCTGAGCACCTCCAGCGGCTCGTTCGAGATCGCGCCGGAAGTCGCCCGCCACCTGCGCGCGCCGGGCGCCGCGCCGATCCTGCTCGCCAGCCATTGGCTGGCCGGCGCGGCGACCCTGCCGGCGCTGCACTACGCGCGCGAGTTCGCGCGCATCGACCGCATCGACCTGTCGGCCTTGCTGGACGAAGAGGACATGGGCGGCCCAGCCGCGGCCGCCGACTACGAACGCCTGATCAGCGCGGCCGGCGCGCAGGTGCTGGAAGACGGCCAGTGGCGCTGGCTGCGCGGCGACGAAGCCGCGCGCGACATCCGCAGCGTCGACGGCGTGGCGGTGGCCGGCGCCGCCTACTCGCCGCTGGACGTGGTCACGCTGGCGGCCGCGACCGACGCGCGTTCGATCCGGCTCGACATGGCCTTGGGCGTCAGCGCCAGCCGCCGCCGCGGCGAGGCCTATTCGACCGAAATCGCGATCGAGATCGAAGGCGAGGGCCACGACGGCCAGCCGCTGCGCGTGCGCCATGAGTTGGTGCACCCGGCCGGCCAGGCGCCGCTGACCGCACTGAGCATCGCGCTGGGCATCGAGCGCCTGCTGGGCCTGGCCGGCGGCGATGCGGTCGCGCCCGGCCTGTATTTCCCGGACAGCCTGATCGCGCCGGACTACTACCTGCAGCGGCTGCACGAAGCCGGCGTGCGAACCACGCGCGTGTAAGTCCCAGCGACGCCGCCGCGCGCACGGCGACCGTCGGCGCGTGGGCGATGACGGCCGGCGTCGATCGACGTCGGTCGCGCGGTGACAGCCGGCACGGAATCGGTGGATACTCCGTCACAGTCGGATCGCGGGGAAGGCGACCGGCAGCGCGCCTCTCACCCTCGCCGGACCCGGTCGTCCGGCCCTACTCCTATCCGAGTCCAAGGAAGGCTGTCATGAGCAAGATTGCGATTCCCGATCTGGTCGACAAGCTGGCCGGCATCGCCGCCAAACCGCTCAAGGACGCCTCGGTCCAGACCGAGCTGCTCAACTACCAGAAGGGCGCCGACACCACGGCGCAGAGCGGCGCGATCAAGGCGGTGT includes:
- a CDS encoding TetR/AcrR family transcriptional regulator, coding for MSETTTRRLPKAERREQLLDTALAIVREQGTDALTLGYLAERAGVSKPIAYEHFQTRAGLLIALYRRLDARQAQALERSFERLPKRFAEAARALAQAYLRCYSTAGPEYPALVAALKGDEQMEREQQTLIDDYVARYRNALAPYSSLPAPDLHLRCVGIVGAGDAIAQEWQRGRVDEAAAVASLASLIQRWLSKA
- a CDS encoding class I SAM-dependent methyltransferase, with amino-acid sequence MSAAVRIHERLSWMREVLDPRPADAVLELGCGNGVLAALLLPALPRGHYLGLDRSPSAIAASVWRNSDAVASGAAGFRVADIAKAEPERRYDRIVAVNLNLFWTGDAPELTRMREWLAPHGRLYLAYQPPGADALVRIEAALRANLTRQGYALSEIRRAPLRPAPALCAIAGLD
- a CDS encoding GNAT family N-acetyltransferase, giving the protein MTIRRAQARDAATLLALIQALAAYEGHAGALLTDEATLTADCERYGAYLAERDGVALGFVSFTVGYSIWWGGEYLALDDLYVADAARGAGVGERLTRAIAGECLSRGYRYARWTVERENAGAQRFYGRLGATLHEKGVCTWRREAMDAALAGAQARA